Proteins encoded by one window of Enterobacter pseudoroggenkampii:
- the sbmC gene encoding DNA gyrase inhibitor SbmC produces the protein MDYSIKQQQKRKIAGFHLVGPWEQTVKQGFEQLVMWVDGRHIEPLEWVAVYYDNPDEVPPEKLRCDTAVTVPDDFVIPENSEGVMMTEIAAGDYAVATARVENYDFATPWYQFFNSLLQDNKYQMALKPCFERYLNDGNADGYWDIEMYIAVEHKTV, from the coding sequence ATGGACTACAGCATTAAGCAGCAACAGAAACGTAAGATTGCCGGTTTTCATTTGGTCGGACCGTGGGAACAAACGGTAAAACAGGGCTTTGAACAGCTGGTGATGTGGGTCGACGGGCGTCACATTGAGCCGCTGGAGTGGGTGGCGGTCTACTACGATAACCCGGATGAAGTCCCGCCAGAAAAACTGCGCTGTGATACGGCCGTTACGGTACCGGATGATTTCGTTATCCCGGAAAACAGCGAAGGCGTTATGATGACGGAAATCGCGGCCGGGGATTATGCCGTGGCGACGGCGCGCGTGGAAAACTACGACTTCGCCACGCCGTGGTATCAGTTCTTCAATTCCCTGCTGCAGGACAATAAGTACCAGATGGCGCTCAAACCCTGCTTCGAGCGCTATCTCAATGACGGCAATGCGGACGGCTACTGGGATATCGAAATGTATATCGCGGTAGAGCATAAAACGGTTTAA